One genomic region from Triplophysa dalaica isolate WHDGS20190420 chromosome 23, ASM1584641v1, whole genome shotgun sequence encodes:
- the LOC130413197 gene encoding receptor activity-modifying protein 3-like isoform X1, with product MDLNLHTLMKVLLLGIFAASLPVMRGLSATDVVDLSLTQQHHHECNRSLLLLEMETCGARFTSHMDHHVQPQDRCNLTHFIGEYHIFSYCTEINSDRIGCFWPNPVVEHFIIHIHKHFFSNCTAENAIHEDPPDDTLALLILVPVFLTLAMVVLVVWCSKRSDILA from the exons CAGCGAGTTTGCCGGTGATGAGGGGTTTGTCAG CCACAGACGTTGTGGATTTATCATTAACACAACAGCATCATCATGAGTGTAACCGCTCACTTCTGCTGCTGGAGATGGAGACGTGTGGAGCTCGATTCACATCACACATGGATCATCACGTACAACCGCAGGACAGATGCAACCTCACACACTTCATAGG CGAGTACCACATCTTCTCTTATTGCACAGAGATAAACTCGGACCGCATCGGATGCTTCTGGCCAAATCCAGTGGTAGAACATTTCATCAtccacatacacaaacacttctTCTCCAACTGTACTGCGGAGAATGCCATTCACGAGGACCCGCCGGACGACACGCTGGCTCTGCTCATCCTCGTTCCCGTGTTCCTCACCCTGGCTATGGTGGTGCTGGTGGTCTGGTGCAGTAAAAGAAGCGACATTCTGGCATAG
- the LOC130413197 gene encoding receptor activity-modifying protein 3-like isoform X2: MDLNLHTLMKVLLLGIFASLPVMRGLSATDVVDLSLTQQHHHECNRSLLLLEMETCGARFTSHMDHHVQPQDRCNLTHFIGEYHIFSYCTEINSDRIGCFWPNPVVEHFIIHIHKHFFSNCTAENAIHEDPPDDTLALLILVPVFLTLAMVVLVVWCSKRSDILA, from the exons CGAGTTTGCCGGTGATGAGGGGTTTGTCAG CCACAGACGTTGTGGATTTATCATTAACACAACAGCATCATCATGAGTGTAACCGCTCACTTCTGCTGCTGGAGATGGAGACGTGTGGAGCTCGATTCACATCACACATGGATCATCACGTACAACCGCAGGACAGATGCAACCTCACACACTTCATAGG CGAGTACCACATCTTCTCTTATTGCACAGAGATAAACTCGGACCGCATCGGATGCTTCTGGCCAAATCCAGTGGTAGAACATTTCATCAtccacatacacaaacacttctTCTCCAACTGTACTGCGGAGAATGCCATTCACGAGGACCCGCCGGACGACACGCTGGCTCTGCTCATCCTCGTTCCCGTGTTCCTCACCCTGGCTATGGTGGTGCTGGTGGTCTGGTGCAGTAAAAGAAGCGACATTCTGGCATAG